The sequence GGCTCGGCCAGCAGCACCCTGCGCTGCCCGACCGCGGCGGCCCACGCACCCAGCGGCCCGCCGAGCCGGCGCAGCGTGCGCAGGCCGGAGACGCCGCGGCGGGCCAGGTCGATCCGGCCGAGCGGCTCGGCCGCCGTGTCGACGATCACCCGGACGACGGCGAACGGCTTGCCGGCCGCGCTCGGCGACAGGTAGGCCGACTCCATGTCCACGGCGATCGCGCCGGTCGCGGCGAGCTCAGCGCGCGCGGTGCCGACGGCGAGCCGCGGCACCGAGACGACCGGCCCGATGTGCACGGTCAGCCCGGCGCGCCGCAGTTCGCCGGCGAGCAGCGGCGCCGACGGGCAGCGGCCGGTGACCGTGCCGTCGCCGGTGCGGACCTCGCTCGCGACGATGACGTCACCCGGGCGGACGCCGGGCGCGAGCCCGCCGCCGAGCCCGACCACCGCGACCGCGTCCGGCTTCGCCGCGCGCACCGCCTGGTTGGCCCGGCTGGCGCGTTCCGGGCCCATGCCGGTGCGCACGACGACGGCGTCCGCCGGCAGCCCGGACCGGCCGGCGGCGAGTGCCTCCAGCCGCAGCGCCGCGGCCACGGCCAGTCTGGACCGGCGCGGCGGGCGCCCCGGCTTCCAGCTGGGGCCGGTGCCGACCGCCTGTTTGGGGATCCGTGGCACGGCCCGTGCCGGCGCCTCGGCGGCCGCGCTCTCGGGTGGGGACGACGCGGACGCCTCCCCCGCCGTCGGCGGGCCGCCAGTATGACGCCGATCGCCGGTGTTCTCGGATGCAGAGATGCTGCTGCTCATGCCGCGGACCGCCCGGTGAGGGTCACGTACCGGCCGAGAGCCGTCAACGGGAAGACCAGCCGGTACAGGTGGTAGTTGATGGAGAAGTCCCAGGGGAAGCCGGTGCCGGTGTAGTAGGGCTCGTCCCAGGTGCCATTGGGCAGCTGGGTGTCGCACAGCCAGCGCACGCCGCGGCCGACCGCCTCGTTCATCGGGTCGGCGGCGAGCAGCGCGAGCAGCGCCCAGGCGGTCTGCGACGCGGTCGGTTCGCCGCGGCCCACCCAGGCGTCGTCCTGGTAGGACCGCAGGTCCTCGCCCCATCCGCCGTCGGGGTGCTGGTGGGCGACCAGCCAGCGCACCGCTGAGCGGATCGCCGGATGGTCGGCGGCCACGCCGGCCGAGATCAGCGCGGGTACGACCGCGCCGGTCCCGTACACGTGGTTGACCCCCCAGCGGCCGAACCACGAGCCGCCGGGCTCCTGGTCGTCCAGCAGCCAGCGCACCGCGCGCTGGGTGACCGGGTGGTCGGCCCGGCCCAGGTCGGCGAGCATCTCGACCATGTGCGCGGTGACGTCCGCGCTGGGCGGGTCGATCACCTCGCCGAAGTCGCAGAACGGGATCTTCGTCGCCAGCTCACGGACGTTGTCCGCGTCGAAGGCGCCCCAGGCGCCGTTCGCCGAGCGCATCCCGACCGACCAGTTGACCGCCCGCTCGACGGACGCTCTGGCCTGTTTCGCGAATGTCGGATCGACGTCGTCCCAGCCGGACCCCAGCAGCCGGCGGACCGCGAGGACCACCTCGGCCGTGTCGTCGACGTCCGGGTAGATGTCGTTGGCGAACTCGAACGCCCAGCCTCCGGGCTCCAGGTTCGGCCGGCGGACCCGCCAGTCGCCCGGAACGGTGACCTCCTCGCGGACCAGCCATTCGCCGGCCTTGCGCATCGCCGGGTGGCGGGCGTCGAGCCCCGCGTCGGCGAGCGCCACGACGGCGAGCGCGGTGTCCCAGACCGGTGACTGGCAGGCCTCCAGCCGGCGGACCGTGACGACCTCGTCGCCCTCACGGACCTGCTCCCGGACGGTGAAGGTCTCCAGGCCGTCGAGGGCGGCGACCAGCACCGGATGGTCCATCGAGTAGCCCATCAGGTGCAGAGCCATGATCGAGTAGACCCAGGGTGGCTGAATTCCGCCCCAGCCGCCGTCGGCCTCCTGGCGGGCCAGGACCCACTCGGTCGCTCGGCGCAGGGCCAGCTCCCGCAGCGTCTTCACCGGGTGACGCTGGTAGCGGCGCAGCCCGGCGTCGAGCCGCTGGAACACACCCGTCCAGCTGACCAGGGGTGCCCGGTCGGGACGCACCGCCGCGACCCGCAGCTCGTCGATCGAGAAACCGAGCGATCGGACCGGCCGGAAGTGACCGACGATCGTCAGCGCCACCACCGTCTGACGGGCCCAGCACCCGAAGTCGTAGACGTTCAGCGGCACCCAGCTCGGCAGCAGGACCAGCTCGGGCGGCAGCACCGGGACCTCGTCCCACGGCCACTCACCGAACAGCGCCATCCAGATCCGCGTGAAGACCCGCGTCGCGGCGAGGCCGCCGTGCGCCCGCACGAACGACGCGGCGGCCAGCATGTGCGGCGCGTCCGGCAGGTCGCCGGCCAGTCGCAGGCCGACGTACGCCTCGAACGTGGTCGACAGGTCGGACGGGCCGCCATGGAAGGTCGGCCAGCCGCCGTCGTCCTGCTGCTTCGACCGGATCCAGCGGCCGGTCTCGGCGGCCAGCTCCGGCGGCAGGATGCCGAGGAACTGGCGGAGCATGAGATCCTCGGC is a genomic window of Pseudofrankia inefficax containing:
- the shc gene encoding squalene--hopene cyclase, which produces MSLTSDPSPATPATQPTSARPGSLSDRRSRSGGSAVAGPVLVTTRPVAPVAKSGAVTPTATSGAVTSTATSGPALLPDLATDLADPTGPLAGAASATVRAAGGAGTRTQQTGQLGSTELAGPQADQVADRAAAVLGRARDHLLGLQSEAGWWKGELETNVTMDAEDLMLRQFLGILPPELAAETGRWIRSKQQDDGGWPTFHGGPSDLSTTFEAYVGLRLAGDLPDAPHMLAAASFVRAHGGLAATRVFTRIWMALFGEWPWDEVPVLPPELVLLPSWVPLNVYDFGCWARQTVVALTIVGHFRPVRSLGFSIDELRVAAVRPDRAPLVSWTGVFQRLDAGLRRYQRHPVKTLRELALRRATEWVLARQEADGGWGGIQPPWVYSIMALHLMGYSMDHPVLVAALDGLETFTVREQVREGDEVVTVRRLEACQSPVWDTALAVVALADAGLDARHPAMRKAGEWLVREEVTVPGDWRVRRPNLEPGGWAFEFANDIYPDVDDTAEVVLAVRRLLGSGWDDVDPTFAKQARASVERAVNWSVGMRSANGAWGAFDADNVRELATKIPFCDFGEVIDPPSADVTAHMVEMLADLGRADHPVTQRAVRWLLDDQEPGGSWFGRWGVNHVYGTGAVVPALISAGVAADHPAIRSAVRWLVAHQHPDGGWGEDLRSYQDDAWVGRGEPTASQTAWALLALLAADPMNEAVGRGVRWLCDTQLPNGTWDEPYYTGTGFPWDFSINYHLYRLVFPLTALGRYVTLTGRSAA